One stretch of Thalassophryne amazonica chromosome 19, fThaAma1.1, whole genome shotgun sequence DNA includes these proteins:
- the orc3 gene encoding origin recognition complex subunit 3 produces MSTSSVSKGCFVFKPSAKKKKKSLSVEDYFIRGCEAADNSEIRFQLCQDLWNRIVTETQVLQDELNRKILDSLLSFIRKCSSTRQHGAPNWGSRMRASEIPTAALVLGVNVPDHDMTFQSLSDLLRQSVTPHVASVQAKECGALKHLIQKLLGRLMGTVVSVEDEDEDDEAEQSSTRLHKGAHCSLSTLCDWYSAKTKKSNTGTPGKKCSSPLQEEQPPIIIIFKDLESFIPRVLQDFILICSRYVDHLPLMFIFGIATSPSTIQHMLPHSVSSLLCIELFQSLSCTQHLSTVVDKLILTPDFPFKLSGKVLQVLISIFLFHDFSVRNFIKGLQLALLEHFHSEPLSVLCCTKKTALHNVTQLTRQDVERIRQLPSFRRFVEKQEPQERDNLLTDDTHLKNMCQKLLKDLHKYHKNYYPILKCLHTLTSSLPRYPLGKHIRELHLLCLGKNIWETEDYQSAMKLLRMLAKDELVALLQRCLEILAPVKSERMKKALVQLDELLAKFKQPENTSSENDAAVEEIISPVKNLQKKTDLFQLQKTLLEMKESRRSKKLSQFEILQNQTLEFFDCLVRSFLCPPESQPLNEVCCYSSSAVVRRHLNTSPRTSIQAALSSPYYYLKNDSLKTEDGTVSNSAPDICIIYKLHLECGRMINLYDWLQAYTTVVSAAEGNDPDSDSFGQVDEVKHARFIRAVSELEFLGFIKSTKRKTDHVSRLTWGGC; encoded by the exons ATGTCAACATCGTCCGTGTCAAAG GGTTGCTTTGTTTTCAAACCAAGCgctaagaagaaaaagaagtctCTGTCTGTGG agGATTATTTTATTCGTGGCTGTGAAGCTGCAGACAACAGTGAGATCAGATTCCAACTCTGTCAGGATCTGTGGAACAGGATTGTAACAGAAACACAG GTTTTACAGGATGAACTCAACAGGAAAATCCTCGACAGCTTACTGAGCTTTATCAGGAAATGTTCATCCACTCGCCAACATGGTGCTCCCAACTGGGGATCTCGGATGAGGGCCAGTGAGATTCCGACAGCGGCGCTTGTGCTTG GTGTGAACGTTCCAGACCATGACATGACATTCCAGAGCCTGTCTGATCTGCTCCGGCAGTCCGTCACTCCTCACGTGGCCTCTGTGCAGGCTAAAGAGTGTGGAG CTCTGAAGCATCTGATACAGAAGCTTCTGGGGAGGTTGATGGGTACTgttgtctctgtggaggatgaggatgaggatgATGAAGCTGAGCAAAGCAGTACTCGGCTCCACAAGGGGGCGCACTGCTCCCTCAGTACACTGTGTGACTGGTACAGTGCAAAAACAAAG AAATCCAACACCGGCACTCCTGGGAAAAAGTGCAGCTCTCCTCTCCAAGAGGAGCAGCCCcctattataattatttttaaagATTTGGAGTCTTTTATTCCCAGAGTTCTTCAAGACTTCATACTTATCTGCAG CCGGTACGTGGATCATCTGCCCCTGATGTTCATTTTTGGCATTGCTACATCACCCAGCACCATCCAGCACATGCTGCCCCACTCGGTCTCGTCGCTGCTCTGCATTGAGCTCTTCCAGTCGCTGTCCTGCACCCAGCACCTGTCCACAGTCGTAGACAAG TTGATCCTGACACCAGATTTCCCGTTTAAACTCAGTGGTAAAGTGCTGCAGGTGCTCATCAGCATCTTCCTATTCCACGACTTCTCTGTGAGGAACTTCATCAAAGGCCTGCAG CTGGCACTGCTGGAGCACTTCCACTCCGAGCCGCTGAGCGTCCTGTGCTGCACAAAGAAGACGGCTCTGCACAACGTGACGCAGCTAACGCGGCAGGACGTGGAGAGGATCAGGCAGCTGCCATCGTTCAGAAG GTTTGTAGAGAAACAAGAACCTCAGGAACGGGATAATCTCCTGACTGATGACACTCATTTGAAG AACATGTGCCAGAAGCTTCTGAAGGATCTTCACAAATACCACAAGAACTATTATCCCATCCTGAAATGCCTCCACACCCTGACCTCCTCCTTACCTCGGTACCCGCTTGGAAAACAT ATCAGAGAACTTCATTTGTTATGTTTGGGGAAGAACATATGGGAAACAGAAGATTATCAGTCAGCCATGAAGCTACTGAG GATGCTGGCTAAAGATGAGCTGGTAGCTTTGCTCCAGAGGTGTCTTGAAATTCTGGCTCCTGTCAAGTCTGAAAGGATGAAGAAGGCACTTGTCCAGCTGGATGAACTACTTGCCAAATTTAAGCAGCCAGAGA ACACATCATCTGAAAATGACGCCGCTGTGGAAGAAATAATCTCTCCGGTAAAGAATCTGCAGAAGAAAactgatctgttccagctgcagAAG ACTCTGCTTGAGATGAAGGAATCTCGCAGGTCCAAAAAGCTAAGTCAGTTTGAGATTCTGCAAAATCAAACCCTGGAGTTTTTTGACTGCTTAGTCAG GTCTTTCTTGTGTCCCCCTGAGTCTCAGCCGCTAAATGAAGTCTGCTGCTACAGTTCCTCTGCTGTTGTGAGGCGTCATCTCAACACATCACCTCGCACCTCCATTCAGGCTGCACTTAGCAGCCCCTACTATTATCTTAAG AATGACAGTTTAAAGACTGAGGATGGGACGGTGTCTAATTCAGCTCCTGATATCTGCATCATCTACAAGCTTCATCTGGAGTGCGGCCGGATGATTAACCTCTACGACTGGCTACAA GCCTACACCACTGTGGTTTCTGCTGCTGAAGGCAACGATCCAGATTCTGACAGTTTTGGCCAAGTGGATGAAGTCAAACA